In the Tenrec ecaudatus isolate mTenEca1 chromosome 16, mTenEca1.hap1, whole genome shotgun sequence genome, one interval contains:
- the POP5 gene encoding ribonuclease P/MRP protein subunit POP5, with the protein MVRFKHRYLLCELVSDDPRCRLSLEDRMLDGLVRDTITRVHGTFGAAACSIGFAVRYLNAYTGVVLLRCRKDFYQLVWSALPFITYLENKGHRYPCFFNTLHVGGTIRTCQKFLIQYNRRQLLVLLQNCTDKGEREAIQKSFARSCLLEEPDDELSDSGSEEPAVAPE; encoded by the exons ATGGTGCGATTCAAGCATAG GTACCTGCTATGCGAACTCGTGTCCGACGACCCCCGTTGCCGCCTGAGCCTGGAGGACCGAATGCTGGACGGCCTCGTACGGGACACCATCACGCGGGTGCACGGGACGTTCGGCGCGGCCGCCTGCTCCATCGGCTTTGCGG TGAGATACCTCAACGCCTACACAGGAGTGGTGCTGCTCCGGTGCCGGAAAGACTTCTACCAGCTGGTCTGGTCGGCTCTTCCCTTCATCACCTACTTGGAGAACAAAGGGCACCGTTACCCCTGTTTTTTCAAcactttgcatgtgggag GAACAATTAGAACATGCCAGAAGTTCCTGATTCAGTACAACAGGAGACAGCTGCTGGTCTTGTTGCAGAACTGCACGGACAAAG GAGAGcgggaagccatccagaaatcttTCGCACGAAGCTGTTTGTTGGAGGAGCCAGACGACGAGCTTTCTGACAGTGGCAGTGAGGAGCCGGCGGTGGCCCCCGAGTGA